In one Acidaminococcales bacterium genomic region, the following are encoded:
- a CDS encoding thiolase family protein has translation MGAEKTKNIIKDVVIVGMCRTAIGKFQGSLSSVPAVELAKTVSAAAIKRAGAAPENIDEVVLGTVYKHGMKGNPARQVQLALGIPIAGAAVTVEQQCASSMRALEIACQQIQLGKTEAALVCGVESMSNVPYMLLNARKGFVIGPSRAEDAMQYDALTDAFSGESIMRTAENVAQKYNASRKEQDEYALLSQQRADAAIKAGVFKEEIIPVEIKTRKGTVVFDTDEHPRAVTLQELSALKPAFMKDGTVTAGNASGINDGASAAVIMSEDKAKSLGLKPLARILSTATAGCAPELMGIGPIYAIPKAIELAGLQKGDIDYYEINEAFAAQVVPCLKILEIPLGQVNANGSGIALGHPVGMTGLRLIISGYYELKRRGMKIGCASLCAGGGPAMAAVYEVIN, from the coding sequence ATGGGCGCCGAAAAAACAAAAAACATTATTAAAGATGTTGTTATCGTAGGAATGTGCCGGACGGCCATCGGTAAATTTCAAGGTTCTTTGTCTTCCGTGCCGGCCGTGGAGCTGGCCAAAACAGTTTCGGCGGCGGCTATTAAAAGGGCGGGCGCCGCCCCTGAAAACATCGATGAAGTCGTGCTTGGCACCGTTTATAAACACGGCATGAAAGGAAACCCCGCGCGGCAAGTGCAACTGGCCTTGGGCATACCGATAGCGGGCGCGGCGGTAACGGTCGAGCAGCAATGCGCTTCCAGCATGCGCGCCTTGGAAATAGCCTGCCAGCAAATACAACTGGGCAAAACGGAAGCCGCCCTGGTTTGCGGCGTGGAAAGCATGTCCAATGTCCCCTATATGTTGCTGAACGCGCGCAAAGGATTTGTCATCGGCCCGTCGCGGGCGGAGGACGCCATGCAGTACGACGCTTTGACGGATGCCTTCTCCGGCGAAAGCATCATGCGGACAGCCGAAAACGTTGCGCAAAAATACAACGCCAGCCGCAAAGAACAGGATGAATACGCCCTGTTAAGCCAGCAAAGAGCCGATGCCGCCATAAAGGCAGGCGTTTTCAAAGAAGAGATCATACCTGTTGAAATAAAAACGCGCAAAGGCACGGTCGTTTTTGATACCGACGAGCATCCGCGCGCCGTCACCCTCCAAGAACTTTCCGCGCTTAAACCGGCCTTCATGAAAGACGGCACGGTAACGGCGGGCAACGCCTCCGGCATCAACGACGGCGCCAGCGCGGCGGTGATAATGTCCGAAGACAAAGCCAAAAGCCTTGGCCTCAAGCCGCTGGCGCGCATCCTGTCAACGGCAACGGCTGGCTGCGCGCCGGAACTAATGGGAATAGGCCCTATTTACGCCATTCCCAAAGCCATTGAATTGGCCGGGCTGCAAAAGGGCGACATCGACTATTATGAAATAAACGAAGCTTTCGCCGCGCAGGTAGTGCCGTGCCTTAAAATACTGGAAATACCTCTCGGGCAGGTAAACGCGAACGGATCCGGCATCGCGCTGGGGCATCCCGTAGGCATGACCGGCTTGCGCCTGATCATCAGCGGTTATTATGAACTGAAGCGCCGGGGGATGAAAATCGGCTGCGCTTCGCTTTGCGCGGGCGGCGGCCCGGCGATGGCGGCCGTATATGAAGTTATAAATTAA
- a CDS encoding enoyl-CoA hydratase/isomerase family protein, whose amino-acid sequence MEFETLKLSHDDFISTVTIDNPPINAIDARAVEDLDAAFSELANRENLRAVILASALKKVFIAGADINQFIAWKKKDGIMVTSRGHEVLRKIAHFSKPVICAINGVAFGGGLEIALACDIRVIDKKAQVGLPETGLGVVPGYGGTQRLPRLVGPGMAKKLILTAQAIGAEEAYRIGIAEVLAEAGECLAEARKMAERISAQAPLAISAGKRCVDFAMEESLEDGIKFEIQSVGELADTEDKTEGSSAFLEKRPAVFKNK is encoded by the coding sequence ATGGAATTTGAAACGCTTAAACTTTCCCATGACGATTTTATATCCACGGTCACCATTGACAATCCGCCGATCAACGCCATTGACGCAAGGGCTGTCGAAGATTTGGACGCGGCTTTCTCCGAACTGGCCAATAGGGAAAATTTGCGCGCCGTGATACTGGCCAGCGCGTTAAAAAAAGTTTTCATCGCGGGCGCGGATATAAACCAATTTATCGCTTGGAAGAAAAAAGACGGCATCATGGTTACCAGCAGGGGGCACGAGGTATTAAGAAAAATCGCGCATTTCAGCAAACCCGTCATCTGCGCCATCAACGGCGTTGCTTTTGGCGGCGGCCTGGAAATAGCCTTGGCTTGCGATATAAGGGTAATCGACAAAAAGGCGCAGGTCGGCCTTCCGGAAACAGGATTGGGCGTCGTGCCCGGCTACGGCGGAACACAAAGGCTGCCGCGGCTGGTTGGCCCGGGCATGGCCAAAAAATTGATTCTCACGGCACAAGCCATCGGCGCGGAAGAAGCTTATAGAATAGGGATCGCGGAGGTGCTCGCCGAAGCGGGGGAATGTCTGGCCGAAGCGAGGAAAATGGCGGAAAGGATAAGCGCGCAAGCTCCCCTGGCCATCTCCGCCGGGAAAAGATGCGTGGACTTCGCCATGGAAGAATCCTTAGAGGACGGCATTAAATTTGAAATACAGTCCGTGGGCGAACTTGCCGACACGGAAGACAAAACGGAAGGCTCGTCCGCTTTTTTGGAAAAACGGCCGGCCGTATTCAAGAATAAGTAA